A single window of Enoplosus armatus isolate fEnoArm2 chromosome 22, fEnoArm2.hap1, whole genome shotgun sequence DNA harbors:
- the LOC139304830 gene encoding protein bicaudal D homolog 1-like isoform X2 encodes MAAGGAGCGDTVEQCRAEVERLSRELAEANREKIRAAECGLVVLEENQSLKQQYADLEAEQEALRLELEQLQEAFGQAYSTQRKVAEDGETNEETLLQESASKEAYYMGRLLELQSELKHSRATTSNAQADSEHLSALLQELRESNEMLELQRGRMREEIREYKFRESRLLQDYTELEEENISLQKLVSTLKQNQVEYEGLKHEIKVLEEETELLNSQLQDALRLKDISDTQLEESLESLKSEREQKNHLRRELVHHLSMCDVAYTGSAHLIFTSAPPSGNATPTNLLSPSVEEPARCNGHLQGGTGAGTAAGSVPRANGECRGPGRKSEGPATSDLFSEMNLTEIQKLKQQLMTVEREKVALITSLQESKTQLQHTQGALTEQHEKTLRLSQKVVALRRLHRRAHLRQEDPASATTQLSSEALMELDRDEEEAEEEGRTEEDKSEALNKSQVFSYQTPGLEILQCKYRVAVTEVVELKAEVKALHDRLAQCVEEAAEEKPRRNGQLQKLERQVTSLEKSCREGREKISSLESELQAAQSAAGESQGALNAAQDELVTLSEELAQLYHHVCLCNNETPNRVMLDYYRQGRGLRGLSASLKAMSSDNSKVLLTPRLARRMAAAASTTSTPGESRSSSESPSKEPLSGEGGRQGLQATSEQSFTPCTPLTRSPSISASSSSSSSSSPALEPAGELRREPMNIYNLNAIIREQVKHLQRAVDRSLQLSRQRAAARELAPLLDKDKESCMEEILKLKSLLSTKREQIATLRLVLKANKQTAEGALANLKSKYEAEKSMVTETMMKLRNELKALKEDAATFSSLRAMFATRCDEYMNQLDEMQRQLAAAEDEKKTLNSLLRMAIQQKLALTQRLEDLAFDQEQTHRTRRGRLARGKTSTPKVSQPASASASNLAQDSTSALAPISLPTTGLTSPASILPDDPPAPLSPSVISAAAAALASALTSPTSHISPYRPPSGVASLAGPPVSESPPSLEAPSSPSTRTPPSTPLRMAHPQWTLGVRTFVVDSQSFSVNISPALPRSSGLSRHHTPDSHTSPSSITTTRPTQPGSAPSSPYRSPVLGLRRSTWSPSPRTRPLSTLTRSSVLYTPTSPSPYSSSHSPSSSHSYSSTYHSSSPAFTPSSSYLTSGTSTSYSHSSHYTPLYPRYYSSYRPRH; translated from the exons ATGGCTGCCGGCGGAGCAGGATGCGGGGACACGGTGGAGCAGTGCCGGGCCGAGGTGGAGCGCCTGAGCCGGGAGCTGGCGGAGGCCAACCGCGAGAAGATCCGGGCGGCGGAGTGCGGGCTGGTGGTCCTGGAGGAGAACCAGAGCCTGAAGCAGCAGTACGCCGACCTGGAGGCCGAGCAGGAGGCGCtgaggctggagctggagcagctgcaggag GCATTTGGCCAGGCCTACTCCACGCAGCGTAAGGTGGCGGAGGACGGGGAGACCAACGAGGAGACACTGCTGCAGGAGTCCGCCAGCAAGGAGGCCTATTACATGGGCCGCCTCCTGGAGCTCCAGTCGGAGCTGAAGCACAGCCGGGCCACCACCTCTAACGCTCAGGCCGACAGCGAACACCTGAGCGCGCTGCTTCAGGAGCTGAGGGAG AGCAATGAGATGTTGGAGCTGCAGCGCGGCCGGATGCGCGAGGAGATCCGGGAGTACAAGTTCCGAGAGTCGCGGCTGCTCCAGGACTACAccgagctggaggaggagaacatCTCTCTGCAGAAGCTGGTGTCGACGCTCAAGCAGAATCAG GTGGAGTACGAGGGCCTGAAGCATGAGATCAAggtcctggaggaggagacggagctCCTCAACAGCCAGCTACAGGACGCGCTGCGCTTGAAGGACATCTCAGACACCCAGCTGGAGGAGTCGCTGGAGTCTCTGAAGAGCGAGCGCGAGCAGAAGAACCACCTGCGCCGGGAGCTGGTCCACCACCTCAGCATGTGCGATGTGGCCTATACCGGCAGCGCCCACCTGATATTCACCTCCGCTCCGCCCAGCGGCAACGCCACCCCGACTAATCTGCTCTCCCCGAGCGTAGAGGAGCCCGCGAG GTGTAACGGCCACCTCCAGGGTGGGACTGGGGCGGGGACGGCCGCGGGGTCGGTGCCCAGGGCTAACGGAGAGTGCAGAGGCCCCGGGCGGAAATCTGAGGGTCCGGCGACGTCGGACCTCTTCAGCGAGATGAATCTCACGGAGATCCAGAAGCTCAAGCAGCAGCTGATGACG GTTGAACGTGAGAAAGTAGCACTGATAACCAGCCTGCAGGAGTCCAAGACTCAGCTCCAACACACCCAGGGGGCTCTGACAGAGCAGCATGAGAAGACCCTCCGCCTTAGCCAGAAGGTCGTCGCCCTCCGCCGCCTGCATCGAAGGGCCCACCTACGCCAGGAAGACCCCGCCAGCGCCACCACTCAGCTCAGCTCTGAGGCCCTGATGGAGCTGGacagggatgaggaggaggccgAAGAGGAAGGAAGAACTGAGGAGGACAAGAGTGAGGCGCTGAACAAAAGTCAGGTATTTTCATACCAGACGCCAGGTCTGGAGATCCTGCAGTGCAAGTACCGTGTGGCTGTGACAGAAGTGGTGGAGCTCAAGGCGGAGGTGAAAGCCCTCCATGACAGACTGGCTCAGTGTGTAGAGGAAGCAGCCGAGGAGAAGCCAAGGCGAAATGGTCAGCTCCAGAAGCTGGAGAGGCAGGTCACCTCATTGGAGAAGAGCTGCCGGGAAGGACGGGAGAAG atTTCTAGCCTGGAGTCGGAGTTGCAGGCAGCTCAGTCGGCAGCCGGTGAGAGCCAGGGGGCGTTGAACGCAGCTCAGGATGAGTTGGTGACGCTGAGCGAGGAGCTCGCGCAGCTGTACCACCACGTCTGTCTGTGCAACAATGAGACACCCAACCGCGTCATGCTGGACTACTACAG ACAAGGTAGAGGGCTCAGGGGCCTCAGTGCCAGTCTTAAAGCCATGTCTTCGGACAACAGCAAAGTTCTCCTCACACCACGCCTCGCCCGGCGGATGGCCGCTGCCGCTTCGACAACCTCAACTCCTGGGGAGTCGCGGAGCTCCTCAGAGTCTCCATCCAAGGAGCCCTTATCTGGGGAGGGGGGAAGGCAGGGCCTCCAGGCGACATCGGAGCAGAGCTTTACGCCCTGCACACCTTTGACCCGCTCACCCAGCATCAGTGCCTCTTCGTCATCGTCGTCATCGTCATCGCCTGCCCTGGAGCCAGCTGGCGAGCTGCGCAGGGAGCCCATGAACATCTACAACCTCAACGCCATCATCAGAGAACAG gTGAAGCACCTCCAGCGGGCAGTAGACAGGTCTCTGCAGCTGTCcagacagagagctgctgccAGGGAACTGGCCCCTCTCCTGGACAAGGACAAGGAAAGCTGCATGGAGGAGATCCTGAAGCTCAAGTCTCTGCTCAGCACCAAGAGAGAGCAGATAGCCACCCTCAGACTGGTGCTCAAGGCTAACAAACAG ACGGCAGAGGGGGCTCTGGCCAACCTGAAGAGTAAGTATGAGGCGGAGAAGTCCATGGTGACTGAAACCATGATGAAGCTGAGGAACGAGCTGAAGGCCCTGAAGGAAGATGCCgccactttctcctctctgcgGGCCATGTTTGCCACCAG GTGTGACGAGTACATGAACCAGCTGGATGAGATGCAGAGGCAGCTGGCTGCGGCCGAAGATGAGAAGAAGACTCTGAACTCCCTCCTACGGATGGCCATCCAGCAGAAACTGGCCCTCACCCAGCGTCTGGAGGATTTGGCCTTCGATCAAGAGCAGACCCACCGCACCCGTAGGGGCAGACTGGCCCGCGGGAAGACCAGCACTCCCAAAGTAAGTCAACCGGCCTCGGCTTCGGCCTCCAACCTAGCCCAAGACTCCACTTCAGCTTTGGCCCCCATCAGCCTCCCCACTACCGGCCTTACTAGTCCTGCGTCAATTCTACCTGATGATCCCCCTGCGCCCCTTAGCCCGTCGGTGAtcagtgcagctgcagcagcgctGGCCTCAGCTCTCACCTCCCCTACGTCACACATATCCCCTTACAGACCGCCATCAGGGGTCGCCTCATTGGCTGGCCCTCCAGTGTCAGAGAGCCCCCCATCTCTGGAGGCCCCCTCTTCTCCCTCGACGCGGACCCCACCCTCAACCCCTCTGAGGATGGCTCACCCCCAGTGGACCCTGGGGGTGCGGACATTTGTAGTTGACTCCCAGAGTTTCAGTGTCAACATCTCCCCTGCTCTGCCCCGTAGCTCGGGCCTCTCCAGGCACCACACCCCAGACTCGCATACCTCTCCCTCATCGATCACCACCACCAGGCCCACCCAGCCAGGATCTGCCCCTTCCTCTCCCTACCGGTCCCCTGTTCTGGGGCTCAGACGCTCCACATGGAGCCCCTCACCCCGAACTCGTCCGTTGTCCACCCTGACACGCTCTTCTGTCCTCTACACTCCTACCTCCCCCTCCCCTtactcctcctcccactccccttcttcctcccacAGCTATTCCTCTACCTACCACAGCTCCTCGCCTGCTTTTACCCCCTCTAGCTCCTACCTCACCTCTGGCACTTCCACCTCCTACAGCCACTCCTCCCACTACACACCCCTCTACCCCAGATACTACAGTTCTTACCGGCCCCGGCACTGA